A genome region from Clostridium sp. JN-9 includes the following:
- the selB gene encoding selenocysteine-specific translation elongation factor: protein MKHIIIGTAGHIDHGKTTLIKALTGKETDTLREEKERGISINLGFTFFDLPSGKRAGIIDVPGHEKFIKNMLAGVSGIDMVLLVIAADEGIMPQTREHFEILQLLNIKKGIVVLTKIDMVDDDWLSMVKEDVSEEFKGTFLENAPIIPVSSKTGAGIKELISEIDKAAEQVEAKDTEGHFRLPVDRSFSISGFGTVVTGTVISGKVQEGDAVEIYPSKTVVKVRGIQVHDKSVKFAEAGQRTALNLANIKSSQVKRGDVISVEKLMEPSMMLDCRIYYLKSASKPLENRQRVRLYHGTSEILCRIILLDKEIINPGESGFVQLRLEKPLTSQRNDRFVIRSYSPMHTIGGGTIIEPAAKKAKQFDKKYLADLMVKESGKIEDILESTVDKLSSLYPERLDILKALGKNVESIDEKLNELVNKGKIIALGNSDKTVYVHKNFLNLKAQQIKSILEKFHNENELLPGISKEEIKTKVFGKNLRQKVYDELLEILKKDEIIDIHNNYICLFNFKIIYSKEQQNIKEYILNSYSSAKYAPPKYEELDNGESDKKTFKKVFDSLILSGELVKVSEECILEKNCYEEAKKLIYDYIKKNGSITAAQWRDLLNTSRKYAVALLENFDSIKLTKRIDDKRVLQD from the coding sequence ATGAAGCATATTATTATAGGAACTGCAGGTCATATAGACCATGGTAAAACAACTCTGATAAAAGCTTTAACTGGTAAAGAAACTGATACCCTAAGGGAGGAGAAAGAAAGGGGAATATCCATAAATTTAGGATTTACTTTTTTTGATCTTCCTTCTGGGAAAAGGGCAGGCATTATTGATGTTCCGGGACATGAGAAATTCATTAAGAATATGCTGGCTGGTGTAAGCGGCATAGATATGGTTCTTCTTGTAATTGCAGCAGATGAAGGAATTATGCCTCAAACCAGAGAACACTTTGAAATATTGCAGCTTTTAAATATTAAAAAGGGAATTGTAGTATTAACTAAAATAGATATGGTTGATGACGACTGGCTTTCAATGGTAAAGGAAGATGTAAGTGAAGAATTCAAAGGAACATTTCTGGAAAATGCTCCAATAATACCTGTATCATCTAAGACTGGAGCTGGTATTAAGGAGCTGATTTCTGAAATTGATAAGGCAGCTGAACAGGTTGAAGCTAAGGACACAGAGGGACATTTCAGATTACCTGTAGACAGAAGCTTTTCTATAAGCGGATTTGGAACTGTAGTTACGGGAACAGTGATAAGCGGCAAAGTTCAAGAGGGTGATGCTGTAGAAATATATCCTTCTAAGACAGTGGTTAAAGTCAGAGGAATACAAGTGCATGATAAATCTGTAAAATTCGCTGAGGCAGGTCAGAGAACTGCACTGAATTTAGCTAATATTAAAAGCAGCCAGGTTAAAAGAGGTGATGTTATTTCAGTAGAAAAGCTTATGGAACCATCCATGATGCTGGACTGCAGAATTTACTATTTAAAAAGTGCATCAAAGCCTTTAGAAAATAGACAAAGAGTAAGATTATATCATGGAACCAGCGAAATATTATGCAGAATTATACTTTTAGATAAGGAAATCATTAACCCTGGTGAAAGCGGTTTTGTGCAGCTTAGACTGGAAAAACCTTTAACAAGTCAGAGAAATGACAGATTTGTTATAAGAAGCTATTCACCAATGCATACCATTGGCGGTGGAACAATAATAGAACCTGCAGCAAAAAAAGCAAAACAGTTTGACAAAAAATATTTAGCAGATCTCATGGTTAAAGAAAGCGGTAAAATAGAAGATATCTTGGAAAGTACCGTTGATAAGCTTAGCAGTTTATATCCTGAAAGGCTTGATATTTTAAAAGCCCTTGGAAAAAATGTAGAGTCAATAGATGAAAAGCTTAATGAGTTAGTTAATAAAGGTAAAATTATAGCTCTTGGCAATTCAGATAAAACTGTTTATGTGCATAAGAACTTTTTGAATTTAAAGGCTCAGCAGATAAAATCTATTTTAGAGAAGTTTCATAATGAAAATGAGTTATTGCCAGGAATATCAAAAGAAGAGATTAAAACTAAGGTATTTGGGAAAAATCTAAGGCAGAAGGTTTATGATGAACTTTTGGAAATACTAAAAAAAGATGAAATAATTGATATCCATAATAATTATATATGTTTATTTAACTTTAAGATTATTTACAGTAAGGAACAGCAAAATATTAAGGAATATATTTTAAATAGTTATTCTTCTGCAAAATATGCACCTCCTAAATATGAAGAACTGGATAATGGAGAAAGTGATAAAAAAACTTTTAAAAAGGTATTTGATTCTCTTATTCTATCCGGTGAGCTTGTTAAAGTTTCAGAGGAGTGCATACTTGAGAAAAACTGTTATGAGGAAGCAAAGAAATTAATATATGATTATATTAAAAAAAATGGAAGCATAACTGCTGCACAGTGGAGAGATTTATTAAATACTTCAAGAAAGTATGCAGTAGCGCTGTTAGAGAATTTTGACAGCATCAAATTAACAAAGAGAATTGATGACAAAAGAGTGCTCCAAGATTAA
- a CDS encoding IS1634 family transposase codes for MKLNYDKKSKDPTYFIQMGIRNGKKTTTKNVKRIGKYSELLAITTDPLEYAKKQVEEFNKEYKEGKIDINLKVDFSEKLSPTKNIASKSALLNVGYFILQHIYHDLKLSDFFHDINSNSKITFDCNTINRFLTFARILEPTSKLGTFDKLDSYYEKPYFEYQHILRFMDLLEDNYDEYLEHLFINSNNIIKRNTSICYFDCTNYYFESEDEDDEYVDEATGEILKGLRRYGLSKEHRPNPIVQMGLFMDGDGIPISMCINSGSDNEQKCAVPLEQKITKMFKNKQFIYCADAGLGSFNIRKFNSMGGRAFIVTQSVKKLSDKLKEAVFNDFDYRRISDDSPITISFMKGFDRFDKKNLPIYNDTVYKIIDADSAMDVGLYEKRTYKNGKSRIVKSKAFLKQKIIITFSRKMMEYQRHIRNAQIERAKNLLNNQNIDNIKKGPHDVTRFIKRTSKGNNGEKASDHYEIDQSIIDREEKYDGYYAVATNLDDDAKSILTINSNRYKIEDCFRILKSNFNARPVYHRNRNRIIAHFMICYTSLLIYRLLENKLDLQGTHFTADDILETLRNMNVMNTQDAFYTATYTGSQVCTALNGLFNLGLDKKYYLPKELNKKIKKFLS; via the coding sequence ATGAAATTGAATTACGATAAAAAATCTAAAGATCCTACTTACTTCATTCAGATGGGAATCAGAAATGGTAAGAAGACCACTACAAAAAATGTAAAACGAATTGGAAAATATTCTGAGCTGCTAGCAATTACCACTGATCCTCTTGAATATGCAAAAAAGCAGGTTGAGGAATTCAATAAAGAATATAAGGAAGGGAAAATCGACATAAACTTAAAGGTTGACTTTAGCGAAAAGCTTTCACCTACAAAAAATATCGCATCCAAATCCGCGCTACTTAATGTCGGTTATTTTATTCTGCAACATATATATCACGACCTCAAACTTTCAGATTTTTTTCATGATATCAACAGTAATTCAAAGATTACCTTTGATTGTAATACAATCAACCGTTTCCTTACCTTTGCAAGGATTTTAGAACCAACATCAAAACTAGGGACATTTGACAAACTTGATTCCTATTACGAAAAACCATACTTTGAATACCAGCATATTTTACGCTTCATGGATTTGTTAGAGGATAACTACGACGAATATTTGGAACATTTATTCATTAATAGTAATAACATCATAAAAAGAAACACTTCCATATGTTATTTCGACTGTACAAATTATTATTTTGAATCAGAAGATGAGGACGATGAATACGTAGATGAAGCCACTGGCGAGATTCTCAAAGGTCTTCGCAGATACGGCCTTTCAAAAGAACACCGTCCCAATCCAATTGTGCAGATGGGCCTATTTATGGACGGAGATGGAATCCCTATATCAATGTGCATTAACTCTGGTTCTGACAATGAGCAGAAATGTGCAGTTCCACTGGAACAGAAAATCACAAAAATGTTTAAAAATAAACAATTCATTTACTGTGCTGATGCAGGACTTGGCTCATTTAATATAAGAAAATTTAACTCCATGGGTGGAAGAGCCTTTATTGTAACCCAGTCTGTAAAAAAACTTTCAGACAAACTAAAGGAAGCTGTTTTTAATGATTTTGATTATCGTCGGATTTCTGATGATTCTCCTATTACTATCAGTTTTATGAAGGGATTCGATAGATTTGATAAAAAGAATTTACCCATTTATAACGATACTGTTTACAAAATCATAGATGCAGACAGCGCCATGGATGTTGGCCTATATGAAAAGAGAACATATAAAAACGGTAAGTCCAGAATTGTAAAATCAAAAGCATTTCTAAAGCAAAAAATCATAATTACATTTTCAAGAAAAATGATGGAATATCAAAGGCATATCAGAAATGCGCAGATTGAACGGGCTAAGAACTTACTCAACAATCAAAATATAGATAATATAAAAAAGGGACCTCATGATGTTACACGTTTCATCAAAAGGACATCAAAAGGTAATAATGGTGAAAAAGCCTCTGATCACTATGAAATTGATCAATCTATCATTGATAGAGAAGAAAAATATGATGGGTATTACGCAGTTGCCACAAATTTGGATGATGATGCTAAATCAATACTTACTATAAATTCAAACCGTTATAAAATCGAGGATTGTTTTCGGATACTAAAAAGCAATTTTAATGCAAGACCAGTTTATCACAGAAATCGCAACAGGATTATTGCACACTTCATGATTTGTTATACGTCTTTACTAATTTATCGTTTGCTTGAAAACAAGCTAGACCTGCAAGGAACACATTTTACAGCAGATGATATTCTTGAAACGCTACGTAATATGAATGTCATGAATACACAGGATGCTTTTTATACAGCAACATATACAGGAAGCCAAGTATGTACAGCGTTAAATGGCCTATTTAATTTAGGCTTAGATAAAAAATATTATCTTCCTAAAGAACTGAATAAGAAAATAAAAAAATTTCTAAGTTGA
- a CDS encoding LacI family DNA-binding transcriptional regulator: protein MRSTIVDVAKEAKVSISTVSRVLNNNYPVKLETRIKVEEAIKKLNFKPNSMARSLITRKTSNIGVVVPGLTNLFFPTVVESIEKYLKRNGYIISLCNTSADPLKEAEIIDELVSRQADGIIVIDPTMDNFHNHYFEKISKSIPLLVVNGGTKGYKCNSISYNEETGTMEAFDYLLKLGHSKIALVRGYKSYSYDIKEEMYKNMIKENKLSYSKVINIGNGNSINAVLDTQKAVEKLFSGNNIPTAFFACNDMMAVGILNACSNAGISVPGDISVIGFDNTLLAEISNPKLTSVDLNMKQIGHKAALELLDIISYGFDVNRKVVLDTRLVIRQSCGEAK, encoded by the coding sequence ATGAGATCCACTATAGTTGATGTGGCAAAAGAGGCCAAGGTTTCAATATCTACTGTATCAAGAGTATTAAATAATAATTATCCAGTAAAACTGGAAACAAGAATAAAAGTTGAAGAGGCAATTAAAAAGTTAAATTTTAAGCCAAACAGCATGGCCAGAAGTTTAATTACAAGAAAAACTTCCAATATAGGAGTTGTAGTGCCTGGACTAACAAATTTATTCTTTCCTACAGTGGTTGAATCAATTGAAAAATATCTAAAGAGAAATGGATATATAATATCTCTTTGCAATACATCTGCTGACCCTTTAAAAGAAGCTGAGATTATAGATGAGCTTGTATCAAGGCAGGCCGATGGCATAATAGTTATAGATCCTACTATGGATAATTTTCATAATCACTATTTTGAAAAAATTTCAAAATCCATACCTTTATTAGTTGTTAATGGAGGTACTAAGGGATACAAATGTAATTCCATATCCTATAACGAGGAAACAGGAACTATGGAAGCGTTTGATTATCTTTTGAAATTGGGACATAGTAAAATCGCCCTGGTAAGAGGATATAAAAGTTATTCCTATGATATTAAGGAAGAAATGTACAAGAATATGATAAAGGAGAATAAACTATCATATAGTAAAGTCATTAATATTGGAAATGGTAACAGCATAAATGCAGTTTTAGATACACAAAAGGCAGTGGAAAAGCTGTTTTCAGGCAATAACATTCCTACAGCATTTTTTGCCTGCAATGACATGATGGCAGTAGGTATCCTGAATGCCTGCAGCAATGCTGGAATAAGTGTTCCAGGTGATATTTCCGTAATAGGATTTGATAATACTCTGCTGGCTGAAATAAGCAATCCAAAATTAACTTCTGTGGATTTGAATATGAAGCAGATTGGACATAAGGCAGCACTGGAGCTGTTAGATATTATATCATATGGATTTGATGTAAACAGAAAAGTAGTGCTTGACACAAGACTGGTTATTCGTCAGAGCTGTGGTGAAGCCAAATAA
- the galT gene encoding UDP-glucose--hexose-1-phosphate uridylyltransferase, which produces MEIERLLQFALKNKIIEEMDIIPSRNALLDLLKVNEPNLEKAAYEDIKGPQEILNNITDYAFSHGLLSSNTTTARDLFDTRVMGVLMPRQSEVAKNFYDIYNKKGPKQATDEYYKLSKSSKYIRMDRISKNLYWQAQTDYGNLEITINLSKPEKDPKDIEASRLMPQSGYPKCLLCLENVGYSGNINRPARQNHRVIPVTLSHEQWFLQYSPYVYYNEHCIVFYEKHVPMKISNKTFERLLDFVKQFPHYFIGSNADLPIVGGSILSHEHFQGGRHSFPMENAEVQYYFPTGDNEIKAGILKWPMSVIRLISKNADKIVEYSSKILNTWRCYSDEKLDILAFTDENGKLIPHNTVTPIARKNKSGEFEMDIVLRNNRSTQQYPDGIFHPHKELHHIKKENIGLIEVMGLAILPARLNTELKDIESILQGNLELLNEIKNCSTHCLYKHLHWTEELIAKYGANLSSSDSSEVIKMEVGSRFLQVLMDAGVYKRNEEGFKGFIKFLNKVNF; this is translated from the coding sequence ATGGAAATTGAAAGATTGCTGCAATTTGCACTAAAAAATAAAATTATTGAAGAAATGGACATTATACCTTCAAGGAATGCCCTGCTTGATTTGTTAAAAGTTAATGAGCCTAATTTGGAGAAGGCAGCTTATGAAGATATTAAAGGACCCCAGGAAATTTTAAATAATATTACTGACTATGCCTTTAGCCATGGGCTTTTATCAAGCAATACAACAACTGCCAGAGATTTATTTGATACAAGGGTTATGGGTGTACTTATGCCAAGGCAGTCCGAGGTAGCTAAGAATTTTTATGATATATATAACAAAAAAGGACCAAAGCAGGCAACAGATGAATACTATAAGCTGTCAAAATCATCTAAATATATAAGAATGGACAGAATATCAAAAAATCTATATTGGCAGGCACAAACTGATTATGGCAATTTGGAAATCACAATTAACCTGTCTAAGCCTGAAAAGGATCCTAAAGACATAGAAGCCAGCAGACTTATGCCCCAAAGCGGCTATCCAAAATGTCTATTATGCCTTGAAAATGTTGGGTATTCGGGAAATATAAATCGCCCTGCAAGACAGAATCACAGGGTCATACCAGTGACCTTGAGCCATGAGCAGTGGTTTTTACAGTATTCACCTTATGTTTATTATAATGAACACTGTATAGTATTTTATGAAAAACATGTGCCTATGAAAATTTCAAACAAAACCTTCGAAAGACTGCTGGACTTTGTAAAACAGTTTCCACACTATTTTATTGGCTCCAATGCTGATCTGCCTATTGTAGGAGGATCAATATTAAGCCATGAGCATTTTCAGGGAGGAAGACATAGCTTTCCAATGGAAAATGCAGAAGTTCAGTATTATTTTCCAACTGGAGATAATGAAATTAAAGCTGGAATTTTAAAATGGCCTATGTCTGTTATAAGACTTATTTCAAAGAATGCTGATAAAATTGTGGAATATTCTTCAAAGATACTTAATACATGGAGGTGCTATAGTGATGAGAAACTGGATATTCTGGCTTTTACAGATGAAAATGGAAAATTAATACCTCATAACACAGTAACACCTATAGCCAGAAAAAATAAATCAGGTGAATTTGAAATGGATATTGTGCTGAGAAATAACAGGTCAACACAGCAGTATCCTGATGGGATATTTCATCCTCACAAAGAGCTTCATCACATAAAAAAGGAGAATATAGGATTAATAGAGGTAATGGGACTTGCAATACTTCCTGCAAGGCTAAATACAGAGCTTAAGGATATTGAAAGCATACTTCAGGGAAATCTGGAATTGCTTAATGAAATTAAAAACTGCAGCACACACTGTTTATATAAGCATCTGCACTGGACAGAAGAGCTTATAGCAAAATATGGTGCAAATCTAAGCAGCAGTGACAGCAGTGAAGTAATTAAAATGGAAGTAGGAAGCAGATTTCTTCAGGTTCTTATGGATGCCGGAGTTTATAAGAGGAATGAAGAAGGATTTAAAGGATTC